CCGCCGAGGGCCACGACGACGCCGGAGGGCGGGCCCACGACCAGGACCACGACGAGGGTGACCGACCACCCTTGTCGCCGTCTCCCGCTGCCGCCGCTCCCCCACCCGCCGAGATCACCTTCGAGGGGAAGTTCGGCAAGAACCCACTGGCGGAGGCGGGTTCGTTCCGGGCGTTGTGCGCGCGGCTGCCGTCCGTGCTGCGCGAGACGGCGACGATGGCCTGGCGCACGGACCGCAGAGCGGTGGTCCTGCTCCTGGTCTGCCAGGTCCTGACCGGTGTCGCCGCGGCCGTACTGCTGGCCTTCACCGCCGAGGCGATGCGGCCGATCCTGGGCGCGGGCCCGGTCTCCGACCGGCTGCACGAGGCGCTGCCCGCCCTGCTCGTCGTGGTGGCGGCGGCCGGGACGGGACGGCTCGCGACCTTATTCGCCACGTACGCGGACGGGCGCATCACCCCGCCGCTGACCACGGCAGCCGATCTCGCCCTGGTGGAGGCCGTGTGCCGGGTGGAGGTCTCGGCGTACGCGGAGGACGGTTTCGCGGACCGTCAGGAAGCCGCCGAGATGGGCGTGGTCCGTACCCACCTCATGGTCAAGGACGCCCAGCGGTTCCTGGCCTCACTGATCAGGATGGTCGCGGCGGGCGGCGTCCTGGCCGTGCTGCATCCGCTGATGCTGCCGCTGCTCGCCCTCGCGGTACTGCCCGCGGGCGTCAGCGCCGCCCTGTCGGCCCGGGTGGACTACGAGACCCACTACGCCAACCTCGGCGACCGCAACGTGCGCTCGATGATGCGCTGGTGGACGACCACGGCCCGGTACGCCGACGAGGTACGAGCCAACGGCATGACCGACTACCTGGTGTTCTGGTACCGCTCCCTGTCCGCGCGGATCGACCGGCGCACCCTCACGGTGCCGCGCCGCACCCTGCGGATCGCACTCGCCGGTTCCCTGGTGAGCGGCCTTTTCCTGATCGGCACCTGGGCCACCCTGCTGTGGCTCGCGGTGTCCGGACGGGTGGAACTCGCCGTCGCGGCGACCGCCGTGGTGGCCGTGCAGACCACCCTCGCCGCACTGGGGCAACTGGTGATGCAGGGCGCCGCGATGTTCCACACCAGCCTCTACCTCGCGGACATGCGCGGCTTCCTCGACTTCGCGGCCGAACGCTCCACCCGGCGCGGCGAGTTGGCGGTGCCCTCGCGGCCCGAGGAGATCCGCCTCGACAAGGTGGTGTACCGCTACCCGAACAAGGAGGCCCCCGCCCTCGACGGGGTCAGCCTCGGTCTGCGCCGGGGCGAGATCGTCGCCGTGGTCGGCGAGAACGGCTCGGGCAAGTCCACCCTGACCAGGCTGGTGACCGGACTCACCGTGCCCTCCCAGGGCCGGGTGAGCTGGGACGGCGTCGACCTGGCGGCGGCGGACCCGCACTCGGTGTGGGCGGGCACCGGTCTGGTGCCACAGGACTTCGCCCGCTGGCCGCTGCGCGTCTCGGAGAACGTCCATCTCGGGCAGCCGCGGCACGGGAGCAGCGGTGACGGCGAGGGTGGCGGAGGCGGCCCCGCGGACGACGACCCGGTGTGGGACGCCCTGGACAAGGTGGGCATGCGGACCGTAGTCGAGGAGCTCCCGCACGGCCTGGACACCCTGCTCGCACGGGAGTTGTGGGGCGGCGTGGAGTTGTCGGGCGGCCAGTGGCAGCGGCTCGCCTGCTCGCGCCTGTTCCACCGGCGGCCCGGGGTCCTCGTCCTGGACGAGCCCACCTCGGAGATGGACGCACGCGGGGAGCACGCGATCTTCAACGCCCTGAAGACCCTGGCCGCCGACCGCATCACCCTGGTCGTCACCCACCGCATCGAGAACACCAGGATGGCCGACCGCATCCTGGTGATGGACGGCGGCCGGATCGTGGAGCAGGGCACCTACGAGCAACTCGTGGCGGGAGGTGGCCTGTTCGCGGAGCTGCACACCTTGTCGCTGGACCGCTGAGTCACCGGCCGCCGGGGCATCGACCGCCACGTCATGGTCGCCAAGTCATGAGTCGTCAGGTCATGGGCCGGGCCGCCGAGTCAAGGGCCGCGGACGCCGAGGCGAGAACCGCCGAGTCAGCGCGCCCCGGCCACCGCGGACGGTGCCGTGTCGCGGACCGGGGCGGTGGACCCCCGTACCGTCAGGGACACCGGGAGCAGTACGGACTCGGGGGGCGCCTCGGGGTCGCGGAGCCGGTCGAGGAGCAGCCGGGCGGCCTCGGTACCGCAGGTGTACTGCGGGAGGCCGACCGTCGTGAGCGGCGGGCTGACCCGGTCCAGGAGGGGCAGTCCGTCGA
This is a stretch of genomic DNA from Streptomyces sp. NA04227. It encodes these proteins:
- a CDS encoding ABC transporter ATP-binding protein; the protein is MTDGNGRQTTKDPEGQLAPGRERGRDREDHDHDHGHDRGRDCGPAHARDPAEGHDDAGGRAHDQDHDEGDRPPLSPSPAAAAPPPAEITFEGKFGKNPLAEAGSFRALCARLPSVLRETATMAWRTDRRAVVLLLVCQVLTGVAAAVLLAFTAEAMRPILGAGPVSDRLHEALPALLVVVAAAGTGRLATLFATYADGRITPPLTTAADLALVEAVCRVEVSAYAEDGFADRQEAAEMGVVRTHLMVKDAQRFLASLIRMVAAGGVLAVLHPLMLPLLALAVLPAGVSAALSARVDYETHYANLGDRNVRSMMRWWTTTARYADEVRANGMTDYLVFWYRSLSARIDRRTLTVPRRTLRIALAGSLVSGLFLIGTWATLLWLAVSGRVELAVAATAVVAVQTTLAALGQLVMQGAAMFHTSLYLADMRGFLDFAAERSTRRGELAVPSRPEEIRLDKVVYRYPNKEAPALDGVSLGLRRGEIVAVVGENGSGKSTLTRLVTGLTVPSQGRVSWDGVDLAAADPHSVWAGTGLVPQDFARWPLRVSENVHLGQPRHGSSGDGEGGGGGPADDDPVWDALDKVGMRTVVEELPHGLDTLLARELWGGVELSGGQWQRLACSRLFHRRPGVLVLDEPTSEMDARGEHAIFNALKTLAADRITLVVTHRIENTRMADRILVMDGGRIVEQGTYEQLVAGGGLFAELHTLSLDR